In Mangrovivirga cuniculi, the following proteins share a genomic window:
- a CDS encoding sigma-70 family RNA polymerase sigma factor, whose translation MRQLKITQTITNRDSKTLEKYFFEISKEEMLTPEEEVMLAQRIKQGDQVALAKLIKANLRFVVSVAKQYQHTKIPLNDLINEGNVGLIKAAKKFDETRGFKFISYAVWWIRQSIIQALAEQSRMIRLPANKIGTLSKIDQAAAELQQKFDREPTPQELANVLEMDVDQVQDTLKSLTKSVSMDKPFEEGESSSLLDVLENEDANQVDNDLIHQDSLKSEVERVLSILSEKEREVIRQFFGIGRQQSLTLEDIGENLGLSRERVRQIKEKAIRKLSKSPAARNLIAYLGR comes from the coding sequence GTACTTCTTCGAAATCTCAAAAGAAGAAATGCTTACACCAGAAGAGGAAGTAATGCTAGCCCAGCGAATTAAACAAGGTGATCAAGTAGCGTTAGCTAAATTAATTAAAGCTAATTTAAGATTCGTTGTTTCGGTTGCCAAGCAATATCAGCACACTAAAATTCCTTTGAATGATTTGATTAATGAGGGTAATGTAGGGCTAATTAAAGCAGCCAAAAAATTTGATGAAACCCGGGGATTCAAATTCATTTCTTATGCAGTGTGGTGGATCAGGCAGTCGATTATCCAGGCTTTAGCAGAACAGTCTCGAATGATTAGGCTTCCAGCAAACAAAATCGGTACACTCTCTAAAATTGATCAGGCTGCAGCTGAATTGCAACAGAAATTTGATCGCGAACCTACTCCTCAGGAGTTGGCTAACGTTCTTGAAATGGATGTTGATCAAGTGCAGGACACATTGAAGTCATTAACTAAATCGGTATCTATGGATAAGCCGTTTGAAGAAGGAGAAAGTAGCTCTCTTCTTGATGTGCTTGAAAACGAAGATGCCAACCAGGTTGACAACGACCTTATCCATCAGGATTCTTTGAAATCTGAGGTTGAAAGGGTCTTATCAATATTATCTGAAAAAGAAAGAGAAGTTATCCGTCAGTTTTTCGGTATCGGAAGACAGCAAAGTTTGACTTTGGAAGACATTGGCGAAAATCTTGGTCTCTCACGTGAACGTGTAAGACAGATCAAGGAAAAAGCTATTCGAAAACTGTCTAAAAGTCCTGCAGCGAGAAATCTTATCGCTTATCTGGGAAGATAA